In Nitrososphaerales archaeon, a genomic segment contains:
- a CDS encoding 50S ribosomal protein L14: MPKSRAVSAKGIEEFKLYITRALPVNSVINCADNTGAKTLKIVQVVGYKGRLKRIPAACIGDHVTVVVKKGPPELRKQTFDAVIVRQRYPVRRANGVRIMFEDNAAVIITPEGELKGTEIKGPVAAEAAERWSRIANLATIIV, encoded by the coding sequence TTGCCTAAGTCTCGTGCAGTCTCCGCAAAGGGTATAGAAGAATTTAAGCTTTACATTACAAGAGCTCTACCAGTAAATTCTGTAATCAATTGTGCCGACAATACGGGAGCTAAAACATTGAAGATAGTTCAAGTAGTTGGGTATAAAGGAAGGTTAAAACGTATACCAGCCGCTTGCATAGGGGATCATGTAACTGTAGTAGTAAAGAAAGGCCCCCCGGAGTTAAGGAAGCAGACCTTTGATGCAGTTATTGTAAGGCAAAGGTATCCAGTAAGAAGGGCCAATGGTGTGCGCATCATGTTTGAAGATAACGCCGCAGTAATAATAACCCCTGAAGGAGAGTTGAAAGGTACCGAAATTAAGGGGCCTGTAGCTGCAGAAGCTGCAGAACGTTGGTCAAGAATTGCTAACTTAGCTACCATCATCGTATAG